In Candidatus Obscuribacterales bacterium, the sequence AATGCGGGACAAGACCACCCGATCTAGGAAAATCTTGCGCTCAATAAAATATTCCTGCAGCTTCGGTTCGGTGACCAGCTCTCGCAACTTACGCATCCGGAAGCTCTGGGATACCTGAGTGTGGAAGGCTTCATAATTAAGACCATTGCTTGTGAGCCAGTCTTGAAACGCTTGGGAGTCACTCAACTGGCGCTCCAAGCGAAAGTCAATAATGGCCTGCTCAATGGTGGCGACACTGATCGCAAGATCCTCGGCCCGCTCTTTCAGCTGACGTTCTAGAACAAACTGGCGGAGGATTTCACCGATAAATCCGTCAAACTTGCGTCCAGCTTGGAGATAGCGAACAGCTTGGGTGATGGTAATGGGCTCATCGTCGATCGTTAGAAACGGTTCAAATGCCATAAATCCTAGAAGTATAACGATCAGCACCCCCTATTATGCCCAAATCCTCTCCATTTCAGTCAGATGGATTACAGCACATTAAGGAAGGCGATCGCCCCTCCCCATCCTCAATCAACCAGGAAAACCGGCCAATACGAAGTCGTTATGACTATGATATAGAAATTGAAACCAGTAGCCCAGAGGAGGTGTGTGGGTGGATCATGTGATGCAGGGATTTCTGGCCAGTT encodes:
- a CDS encoding peptidylprolyl isomerase, which produces MAFEPFLTIDDEPITITQAVRYLQAGRKFDGFIGEILRQFVLERQLKERAEDLAISVATIEQAIIDFRLERQLSDSQAFQDWLTSNGLNYEAFHTQVSQSFRMRKLRELVTEPKLQEYFIERKIFLDRVVLSRIIVDDKDVADELKTQILEETATFEHLAREYSLTDDKIVNGMVGPVSRGTMPDLLRAAIDTAKVGDIVGPIGLEERWGLFRIEEFLYATLSDPQLRTSLQDELFEQWLVEKMQVLPIKLQLDDASET